The genomic interval CCTCGTCGTACTCGCCTTTATCGATATGGCGCGTGCCCAGTTCCAGCGGGCTGGCGGCCGGGGCGGCGGCCGCATCCCCATGCGTCAGACCGCTCAGATGCCTGGGGTGTGCCGCTTCACGTTGCTCGGGCGATGCGCCCAGCCATTGTTCGCAAAAGACGCCCAGGTCACGCGCTTCGGACGGCGTCAGCGACTGCCCGGGGATGACGGCCAGCGAGGTCTTGTACATGCGGTCCCTGTCGTTGTTCAGGGTGAGTCCGGCATAGGCGGGACGCAAACCCGCGTTGCTGAGCAGTGCGATCAGTTCAGCGAGATTCCATTCGCGGATATGGGTGGGATTGGCGGGCGGGCCCATGTCCTGGTAGCCCCGTTCCAGGTCGCGTTCCGGTGTCGAGATCAAGGCCACCTTCGCATGGACGAGGTAAGAGCTGATCAGTTGCATCAGCCCGGTCGGATTGACCAGGTGTTCGATGACGTCGGAATTGATGACCACCGCCTGGCGCAGGATTTCGGGCGGAATATCCACGCCCCCGCCATTTTCCAGGTCGACCTCGAACCAATGCCCGAACGGATAGTGATCGCGGCAATATTCAAAATTGCTGCCGAAATCCAGTCCGACGATCTCGAATTCGGGATGGAGCGCGACCAGCTTGCGTCCCCGGCCGCAACCGATATCGATGATGTAGCGGCACTCGTACTGGTAAGCCAGGACGGCTGCCAGCGGATAGACGTCCGGTTGCCAGATGGTGCCGTCGTCATGGATATCCGCGTAGTAGGCAGGCTCGGTACGGGCCTGGTAGCCGGGTTTGACGAAGAAATTCGCTGCAGTCATGATAATTCCTAACGAAATACTTGAAACGACAAGGGATTCAGGCCCTGGTACCTTGCACTACGCGATCCGATATTGCCGGGACACGCTTGCCGGCCGCTTGCACGCTTCCCGGCCTGGACAGGGGAAGAGGCCGCCGCGCGGGTGATTCAATACCCCAGCTTACGGATCTCGTCACGCGTGGCCACTTCCTGGATAATGCTGTCGAAACCGCTGCGCCAGTCTTTCGCCAGCATCCTGAGAAGCAGGCTTTTTCCTGCC from Massilia sp. Se16.2.3 carries:
- a CDS encoding methyltransferase domain-containing protein, with protein sequence MTAANFFVKPGYQARTEPAYYADIHDDGTIWQPDVYPLAAVLAYQYECRYIIDIGCGRGRKLVALHPEFEIVGLDFGSNFEYCRDHYPFGHWFEVDLENGGGVDIPPEILRQAVVINSDVIEHLVNPTGLMQLISSYLVHAKVALISTPERDLERGYQDMGPPANPTHIREWNLAELIALLSNAGLRPAYAGLTLNNDRDRMYKTSLAVIPGQSLTPSEARDLGVFCEQWLGASPEQREAAHPRHLSGLTHGDAAAAPAASPLELGTRHIDKGEYDEAFQVLTGALEKKTAATPIPAILFQLGRLAAFRQLDGDARELFYQAAVRDVELTKDIVDFYIDQVTRARSGQR